Within the Scleropages formosus chromosome 8, fSclFor1.1, whole genome shotgun sequence genome, the region CCTCGGCTAAAATCAGGCTCTTTCTGTTGCATGTTTTCAATTTTGTGAAAGTTTCCACCCGTTGCTCAGGTTTTCCTTAGACACAGagttattttattctgtatgaGAGATGAGACCTGCACTGCACAGCACTGGAGTGCCACCCCATTTAGGGTGTACTTTATCTAGACCCTACACTTACAGTaaaggctccagaccactacaattctgcattggacaagcagttactgtcACTGAATGGAGAGGATGAAGGAAGTATCTAACTTTCTTCCACATAGaccaaaaacattttccccCAGGATGACATCAATTTAATTCTTGAGAAATTCTTTAGAATGGCATCACAGTAATCACACGTAAATCAACCTGAAATTGTTTAGAATGATTAAGGTTTTTAATTCAGATAGGAATCCCAGATCTCACCAAAGCTCCTTAGTGAGTCCTCTTTGGTTTTAtgatattacattttcattcaataCAGCACTATCGCATCTACTTCTGTTTTCAGGCAGATTAGCGACACAATTTCCCATAgcatgtgaatgtgtgcatgatTGTGTTTGGCTACCCTGCGTCCTGTGCAGGCTGTGTCACGCCTTTCCTAGTGCACTATGTCTCAGGCAGAGGCTCCAGATCCCTGTGAGCCTGCGTCAGcataagtggttattgaaagtGAGTGATTACAGAAGTTAAAACCAAATTATACCAAAAACATTCCTCATTGTTGCAACATCCTATGACCCATGTcaagtaaaaatttaaaatggaataaattcTAGTTATTGCAATACTACATGAACCGCATGCAATTTGAACAGAAACCAGTAATATGGGTGATTAGGAAGACTTTTCAGATAAGTGTTTTTACAAAAGAACAGCAATAAATTATAACCTGATGATTTAACCAGTGTtatctgaatattttctgattAACAGCTGGTACAGAAAAACCCAGCATACACAGGATGCAAGAACCTCTATTAGTTCTGAATATTTATACAGGTGGCAATTATGAACGATACATTtaacagggggaaaaaaaacattaccttATGATGTGTTTGATCTGAGGTAAAATGGCAGTTTCCAAAGAAACATTGTGTGTGCTCAGCAGGTACTGGCGAAATTCATCAAAGAACATTTCATTGCCCTCCTCGTATCGGCCATAATTCTGGGAATGCTCCTTCTGGATACAGTGGTTCGTCAGGTGACTAGTCTTGTTCTGGAAGTCGGAACAGTTGTAAGGCTCTGAAGATGTCCGAAGTACACCCTCCCTGTAAAGGTAGATGTTGTACTGGTGGTCAACCAGCACCCAGCTCCTACAAATAGTGAAACACATAATCAAGAAGGAATACGGAATAACTCATTCAGGTGCTCACCATAGCCACAGTATCATCACACCAAAGCCTGAGAGTGTTTGGCAGTTTCCAtgaacagacatttttttttttttttttttttttaaatatgtgatgAGAAACCAAATATGCAAAGGTTGAGACATGAGATACCAATTCAGATGTTAACGGTTTATCATTGCCACTACTACCACAGTTAACTAAAGGTTTTGAAATGGTCACAGCAGCCCAACAGTGTTCCAAGTGTTCCAGTATTTCGCATACCTGATATCAAATTTTCGGTGACTGGGTTCCAACAACAAGGGTTTCTCCAGGTACTTCTGAATTACATGGACCTGGCCCTGATTGTCTATGAACTCCAACAACTGATTCGCATCAGAAGATATTAAAATCCCAGCACCTGGAACAATACGGTGTCAAttgtgttgttaaaaaaaaaaaaaaaaaaaaaagtccagatgTGTTAAAAACATATGAAACAAACATAATTTTACAGTGAGAAGTTACTCTACTATATACCAAGAAGTGTTGCTCACCAAATGACAATGTCAGCAACAGGACATGGCTACAGTTTCTGTAGCAGTTCTCACCTTTAGCGCCAGCTGAGGACTTAGCGATCCACACCGTACCATCGCCGTTCTCCTTTTTCGTGTTATAAGAAGCCAGGAAGACCTCCCGCTCATCTGTTTTGGGGTTGCTTTTCAAGTGACTGATTCCATTTTTGGCTGGGGCCACAGGGGTATTGAGGTTAGTGGGATAAATGATGTAAGACTCAGGGAACCAGTTGCAGGAATCGGACAGCTCTGGGCTGGTCTTGATTAACCTGCACAAGGTTCAAAGAAGAGAAACACCTTCAGACTTTGAGAACACATAAGAACAACAACCTGGAATGAAAGCACCCTGTATGAAAAGTGAACAATCCCTAAGGAAACCGTGCAATTTAGAGAAGGACTTTGTAGAGACAGGAACAATATCAACGACTACTTCATACAAAATTCAAGAGCAGAGCTTGAATTAAGTCATGGAATTCACTGCCTATCCATTACAGTAAAAACCAAGTTATCTTCACAGAAAATATGGTAAACGTCAATTTGTATGACATATTCTGTTCTGAGTGGTCAGGGGATTTGCCAACTTCATATCTGACTGCATAAAGGTCAAACAAAAAGTGAATGTATTCTGACCAAAATTTTTTCTAAAGGGATGATGAAGGACATATTAAAATGTCATGAACTTCAGGCTAAGTATGAAAATCAGAATAATATCCACCCAGAAAATAACTCTGCTCAGGTCTACAGAATAAGCAAGTTTGTTGCAGCTTTAAAActgcagctgcataaaaatgcattttccacatGACTCAAGGAGCCCATCCCTCTTCATCATGACAGCAGGTCTTCAGCACTGCAAACTGCATCAGGGTATGGCGTGAAAAATGCAGAAGGAATTATCACTGGTTAATTATAAAAGTATGTCCTTTCTAAGTTtctaacaaaaaagaaaaatctgtgttGAAAACATACTTAACTAAAGATGCTTTGCGGCACAGCTTGTCTGCACCTCTGTAGTAATTCACCAGCTGCATCAGTCCTGGTTCATGTCCTGTACAGGATGACAGTGATGTTTTCAGGGTAAAAATTGGATTAAAATATCTGGCCTCAATGCAACACATGAAAGTGGAGTTACGCGATATCGATACCAATGCTCTTCACCACTTCGGCGGCGGCGGGATTCGAATCAGCAACCGTCCCCCTGTTATAATAGAGCACGAGGGGATCTAGACTAGTGGAAGTTTTGTCTCGAATGTGTCTCAAGTATGAATCCGTCGTGCTCTTTTTGTGTTTACATGGAATCGCCTCTTAATCTGCCTCCTCCTGTTGCCTCCCCCTTCCCAACATTtggtaaaaatgtgaaacaacatTATGACCTTGGTAAAGGGATGTTTTTCCCGACAACCCCAGTGATCATGTCAAATTACAACCTTTGGTTCATAGAAatgttgcaaagaaaaaaaggtttttgaaaaATCTTCTATCGCTATCCAGTCATAAAAATCTGCTCTAGCACCTCACCAATCAGTAAGAATATCAATCCCGTTGTACGAAGAGTTACTAAATGAGTGACTGAACTCGCTAGATCGTCCCAATTAGTTATGCAAGGCTTGTCGTGCCAACtcagtaatagtaataataataataataataataataataataataataataatacagcagCGGGAGGCGAAGGAGTTTAATCCAGTGTGATCGCGGCTCTTTTACCGAGTCTCCCGAAGGGCAGCCGGTTCCGCTCCCCCAGCATGAGGTTGAAGCGCGGGTTGTCCCTCTTGAGCCTCCTCCAGCGGCCCGTCGACACCAGGATCCGGGACACCTCGGCGTACACGCTGCTGTTGTCGTCCCTGGACACGAACGTGTACGCGGGCGACCCGCTCATCGCGGCAGGCGCGGGAGCGACGGCTACGCCTACGGTGCTGCGCGCGCAGGGCTCGAGGCACGGCTGggccaccgccaccgccaccaGTGCAGCAGTGGCACCACCGCACAGCGGCGCCGCGGGTATCGCTCGCTCACGGCCACATACGTACATCCAGCGCGTACATTCGCAGGGAACCACAGACACTCAGCCCGCTACGCAGCTCGACTAAACAACCCCCTCGTTTCCCAGCGgcattacttttgtttttcactcaGTCAGTGGCCTCCCAGGAGAGGAAGATACTCGCCAAGCGCGACCCCGGCGTTGGGTGTGCCTTCTCTTCTCTTCAGATCCCTCAGGCTTCTGTCTTTTTAGGACAGCTCTTTTGTAAAGTCATCGCGAAAGCGCCTGTGttagacaaacaaaaacaaaaacaaaaacagctgtaaCTTTCTGAGACGAAGAAAAGGATTTAAAACCCAACTAACGAGTTTCATAGAAGCAGGAGTGTATGTAGGCTGACGAACCGCGCAGTATCGAACGGGTCGAGGCTCGCGCTCAgccctctttttcttttattccagTCCAGCTCGCGACAGCTGACAGCCCCCGCGTTCACGTGGGTCCGCCTCGCGGAAACCCGGCGCCGCGTGGAATCCTGGGTCGTTCGTTTCATTCATTCTCTTGCGGCCCAAATTCTACCGTTTATGGCATTAAAactgtatataataatttactttgttttgtggCTGTTGCATTTGTAAGaaccagaaataaaaattgaagCACGTCCAAAATGTACTAATTATTTGTGACGCACGTCAATGTGCTGTACTACTACTCCCAGAAGGCCCCGCTTCCCTTTTAAAGAGACACCGCAGCGAACGGTCCCGGGGAGATGATACAGTATGTTGGTACAGTGTTACACTCCAACCTGACATGCCAACGAAGAGAATTATACTAAAAATCACGTGAGGAAACTCCTTCACAAATCACATGCTGGTGGCAAACTAATCTCGTGGAAAGAATTCATACTGCTGATCGTTATTGTCTGTTCATTTTTTGCAGGTTATGCGCTAATGGTAATGGAGCCCTAAAACAATAGAGGTTTAGAGATTAATATATGTGCACgcagatgatgtgtgtaaaCTTTGTACGCAGAGGAGATGCTGGCCGGGTGTTTGCCCTCTGTGAAGTCATTGTTTGAGTCAGATGATACTGGTTGCTATGTGATGCACGGAGCAGGTCTGCCAGAAGGGCCACGTGTCGTGATGTGTGAGGCGACACGCTGCGCTACATGGACAGAAGGTGTTGCAATTAATCATCCAAGTGGGCCTACAAGGAAGGTAAATGTTGTTTTACCGTATAAATAAGTTAAttccaaaattatttttcatcttctttGGCTATAAACGTgaagtgtattttattgaagTGTGCAAGCGATGCATTATTCAGcaattaaataatacaaatatatttaattatttattttattgtttttggatATGTTTAACACTAATTGCTTTGTAGCTGGATTGGAAGGGAATTTAATCATGTACTGTAGCACTTTTTTCCGGTTTTAgactgtgaacacacacacacacatttgtaatGATGTTGGCTAATATTGGCTAATATTTGTTTCATCTgtttaaatgcaataataaatgaCAGTAAGTTATTTACGGCACAGTTTCTTATGTCAGTTTGCAGTTCAGATCGAGAAATTATCTGTATCCTCATAAGTGAATTGCCTTGCAAATAGAAGCAACGTTGGTGAAAGATGTAGTTTAAGACTTGAGTTTCTGAGTTCTAAACTTACATTCTTTTGAAGTTTTCATTCCTGACCAGCGTTCTGTTTCTCTAATATTGGTGTATAAAGGATGGCATCCGTTTTCGAACATACCGTGCATGATCTGATAAAAACAACATCTATTGAGAGGGTTGTGGCCCCCATTGCAACCCGCCTTTGTCATTTGATCCTGATGTGTGAAAATGGAGAAGCCATAGAACATGCTGATGGGCTGGAAAGAGCAGCAGAGGATGTAGAAGAAGCTACAAGGAGAATGGCTGACGTGGCTTCAAGGTAGAGACTATTTCTGTGAGAGGGGATTATTTATGTTCCTGTCCATGTGTCATTTTTTCTATTGGTGAATACTCTTGTGGGTCAGTATGTGGCTGTTTAATTTGTTCCTGATTTCAGAAAGCAAAGGAACGCAGAAGTGAGACTATGTTATCTTGTGAGTGAATAAACTactttgttataaatataatgtTACAAATTAATGCATTAGAAAATAATCCTTGATTCGCAATCCTCacagcagtgcaaaaaaaatcttggatttttagtatttatttattgttaaatgACAAATAATGTTTCTTTATCCTTGCAAATTTATACGTAAGCAAGTTTTTGATAATTGCAGTATTTCTTAGTTCTACTAATTTATGAGTGATCGGAGACATAATATTCATGCAAAAATATCTGGTTGATGGGAGCAGATTGTGTATTCTACAGCTGATCCACTCTGTCTAATCTTACCCTGAATACCCAAAGAGATCCTTCGCTATATTTCAGAACATCTGCTGTCTCTGTTTCCAGGCTGTCAGTGGAGTCAAATGATGATGTCACAAAGAAAGAGATGGAACCAGCAGTGGTATCTCTGAAAGCATGTGGTCAGCGTGTGCTGCTTGCAGCTCTAAAACTCAGAATTCAGCCACATGAAGCTGAGCTCAGGGAAGAACTCATTGCTTCAACTCAAAATGTCCTACTAGGAGTGCTCAAGGTACTGGACATATAAAAACATACCACACACATTTTACTCAAAATACATTCCTCACAAAACTGAAagcattttgaattatttttttttcttatatttccaCCAGACTTGGTGCTGGACAATTAATCTTCTTTATCCACACGGCTTCCCTTTGCTCTGTCATTACTTCTCATGGGTTCTTCCATCACTGCTACACTAAATATACCCTGCTCTTTGTGTCTTTTCCCCAGTCATGGAAATTCCAGCTGTGGAATAAGAacggaaaataaatataactacagCTCAGACACAGATGTAAATACACTTCAGTTGTTTCTTTTCAGGTTCTGTTAGTGGAGGATgatgctgctgtgagaaagaTAATCACAGCAGCTCATTGGCTCATGGATTCCCTTTCCCAACTAGAAGCAGCACCCAACATCCCACTGCTGTTGAACGCTTTTCAAGGGTTCTCTGATGCCTTGTTGATGCTGAACGAGTTGGCATGGAAGCGGGCAAAGGATCTGCGTGATACTGGACAGCAAGAGAGTGTATTTTGCTCTCTGGAGACCTTAAACAGATCCATCTCTATGTTATACAATGCCATGAATAGTTCCATCAAACATCCTCAAAGTACAGAGGCACAAGCTGCAAAGAAGTATATTCTTGATCAAGTGGCTTCCACAATCAGAGATCTTGTGTCAACtttgaaaagcaacagctctggAAAGAGCTTAAGTCAAAAAGGATCTTACAGAATGAAACTGGACGGTTTGATAAAGCTTTTGGACCTCCCCCACCACACTCATCTTATTGACAGTGGCTTTGACAGTCTACTGAGAGATCTTATTATTCACTGCATGGTTGTGGCTAACAGCTCtcataaaaatatcaaaagaatCGTGGTTGATGATTGCCGACGTGTTCTTCAGCTCTGGTCAGAGATATCTCAGGACACAAATACCAAGAATTGTCCTTCTGATCATGAGCAAATGCAGCACAACAATGGGGacaaatatttttctctcaAAAAGCAGCTACAGAAGCTTGATTGTAGTGTGGTGAAAGCCATTCTGTACCAACTTTTGGATGTATTTGTTGCAGCAACAGTTGCCTTTGATGATCTGATGAACGCTGCTGGTCAACCTTTATACAGTCACCCGGATGTTCTAGATGTTCTTAATCCTCTATTCACCACCTTTGTCTCTCACACCGACAAGATGATCCAGGTGGCTGGTTTTATTTCAAGTCTCTCAACTAATGCCAAACATGTAGAAAATGTAGAAAACTCTACCGCGAGTCTGCAAAGGTTGAAAAACAACGTCAAACCACTCCTGTTAGAAATAAAAGAACACTGTGAATGTGCCAGACCTCTGAAAAAGCTTGAGAATTTGCATCAACAGTGGGTAGAGGAAACCAGTCATTTCATTGATGCACTGAGTTACATTGTTGATGTGAAAGAATTCATTGGTCTCGCTGCTGAAGAGATGAAAAATCAGCGCTACAACTGTGATAGAGCACTTAATATCAAAAGCCCCATCCAGTTCAATAAGCATACCGCCAACCTGATTGGTTGCATGAACCTTGTGGCACAGGCTGTTAGAAGACACATTAACAAGAATAATAACCCAATCTTTCGGAATGGACTCCTGGTTTTGGTCAAACAGGTGGAAGCATCTATAGACAATGTGAGAGCATCTATAAGGGACATCTCTACAAAACAGGGTTTTGACATAAaatcatttgctttattttctgaGAAGACTTCTGCAGCAGATGagcaatttcatattttattgcaaGGGCTGAATGGACTACAACACCCACACCTTCTGAGTCCGTTACGAGAAGAAGCCCGTCAACCCACAGCGTCACTGTTAAATCTCACCACCGAGATGCCTAATCTGGATGATGTACCAGTGCCAGAATTTAGAGTTGCTGAATCTGATAATAGAAATCCCTTTATTCAGTCTCCTCTGAATGGTTTAGACAAATATTCAGATGAACATTTGATGATGTCTTCTgatataaaaagtgaaaatcagGTAAAGACACCTGTGATCTGTGATATTAACCCAGTCCAAACCATTGAGGACCTAGATCTATTACTACCATTGTACAAAGTTGTAAATGCAGTTAAAAGAAAAGATTTAACCGTTCTTAATTTGATCTGCTCAGAACTTGTGGAGCTCTCTAACGTCTATGCTCAAGCAGTGAAAATGGCTGTGGTTGTTACTGATGATGTTGCAGAAAGTGAAGAACTTGAGAATCTAAAATCAGACATTGTGGCACTGACACGTACATTAGTTCAAACAGCTCAAGAAACAGCCATGAGTTCTGTTACGAGTACAGACAGCATCTATAAGCAAGCTACATTGTTTTCCGATAGGATCAATCAAATGCGCAAGATTTTGCTTCCTATTGCAGGAATTTGGTATCATGCAATCTGTGCCATATTCCAAAGTCAACCACAAACAGATGCAACACAGGAAATCCGTTATGTCATGGGTGCATGTGCAGATATTGTAGAGCTTGTTATATTTTCAGATATTCAACAAGGTAAACATCAGGAGAGGATCACCACACAGAGCAAACTCCAGGCAGCTCAGGTTAATGCTAAGCTTCTCACTGGAATGGCCACTTCCGTACCTCCTGGATCTGATCATTTAGAGGCCTCATCTATTCTTTGGGCTCTGTCCATCCAGGTTCTGCTAAATTCTATTGATAAACTCCTAGGGGTCTCAGTGGAGGGTGGAACAAGTCCCCTCAGATGTCATAGGTCATCCCTGCAAAAACGCTTATCGCTGATGTCAGAAAACTCAGTGCGGATCCAAGAAGCATCGAGATTGTCCTCCTTGATTTGTAAAAACACCAGCACAGTTAGGAACATGAGGGATCTTCAACAGGAGGTGAGGAGTTTCACTGAAGCCTACCTTCAGGCTGCTGAGAATCTGAACACTGCTCCCCTTGCTAACCTTCAGCAGCTCGCCACGACTGAATTACTGAAGAGAACACTTCAAGTTAAGGTGAAGGTCTTGTCTGCTCATCTCAGTAAAGTAAACAAAGAATACATGGATGCCTTTCAACATCTCGTTCACCTGGCAGTTTTGGCCACCGCTGGAAATGGTTGCATTGAAAACAGGgaagcagcacagctggaaTTTGACAAATGTGCTCAATCACTGATAGGTGACATGAAAGCTGTAAGTCAGAAGGTCCAAGACTGCCTTAATTACGTCAGAGACCCCAGGGTTCGTGCTGTTTTGAGGTTTACTAATGAGCATCTGTTGTGTCAAATGTCAGGCATTGTAAGTAGAGCCAGAAAAATGGTAGACAGTCAGAACACTTGTGACCTACCAGATCTGGAGATTCACATGCAGTGTTGGTCAGCCAACGCTCACTTCCTTGTGGTGGAGCTAAATAAAGTGGAGGGCATTCATCCAGGAATGAAACAGCAGGTCAGACTTGGCCTGCAGGGTAAACAGCCCTGGGACATGCCTGCAGAAATATCCTCAGCCCCGGTTCAGGAAAGATGTCCTTTGACAACTCTAGCGGCGCCCAGCTCAATGGATTCTGCAACGAACATCTTGGAACAAAAGATTCAAAACCCCCCGGAAGCAAAACAGCCGAAAAAAGAGGTATGAAGCTATAGACAGAttgtctatatttaaaaaaatattttgtgtttgtttatattttgtgttgACGTGTATATGGAGGGAAAACAACTGTTGCTCTGCTTAATTCTGCAGCACAGGTGTACACTTCTACCAGCGATCAGTGCCCAGGGTTAACTTAGAGTGGAGTTCTACACTTCTCAACAAATAAAAGCTCTATTCTGATATAAAGTGTCGTAACTGAACTATGAAGATTTCTCCGTAACAGGGTGTCACCCAGCCTGTGACCACAAGAGCAGAGCCTTCTTTCATCTACACATCTCTCCGTCTGAAAAGAGAAATGGACAAGTTCAGTGTGCACAATAACCAGGTTGTTCATGTGACGGAAGCCATAGCTGAAAAGATTTACCATATGGTTCAGTACCTGAGGAAGAAAGGACCTATACAGGTAGAGTATGGTACAGAGAGAGAGGAATGAATCACCTGTGATTAttaatattgtactgtataaaGAAGAAGTAGCATCACATgacgtttatctgacacttttctccaaagtggcctacagttatttatccatatgcagctgggtaattttactggagcaatttaccttgctcaagggtactacagctgggattcactcccgtaaataaatgtatcaataaATCACCAAGAAAtgtgtataattattatgtgaCTGGAGGTTGTGTAGCACCACATATAGTCATTCTTGTAATTAATACCGAGCAGCTGCAAGTTACAAGGTTGTATGAATTTTTAACGTAAGTGTTAAGAAAAAGTCATATGTtgcggtacggtggcacagcgcctgggtggtgcgagaagacgtgggttcgatccccactcaatctgtgtggagtttgtatggtctccccatgtctgtgcagatttcctcccacactctaaagacattctgctcaggttcacctattgtgtgtttgtgtgtcagtgtgttccactgatgtatggatgagtgacccagtgtaagtaatgtatctgcttacactactagatacgtcaccgcggtgaataaggtatgtgggctgataacactacatagagctcattggaagtcactttggagaaaaatgtctgatatgTAAATATAGGTGAGTAATGGACAGAGTTGTGTTCCGTTTCCAATTGCAGGGGAAGGAGGCTTTTGTCAGCACAGCAAAGGACGTGATCTCAAGCTGTCAACGGGTCACTCAGTTTATTGGATTTGTTACTGAACACTGCCTGGACCAGCAGTGCACGGATGAGCTCCTCCGTATCACGGAATGCATTTACACCACCACCAAGCAGCTCACCATCATCTCCAGGTGAGACAGTAGCACAACCAGAATTGGCTTGGCCTGCAAAGTACATGTCACAATGACggaaaaaactaatttctgcTATGATCCTAAACCCCATGTTTTGTTCCCAGTGATTCATATAGGAGTTATTCATATTTAAGAACATTTTAAGTATTATCCTTTTTCAGTAATTCTCACAATATATTCTCAGTCTCTTTGTTGTAACCTCAGCGCTTCTGGCTGTGGCTCCATCTCGGTGGAGAAGCATTTAGGTCATGGAAACAGCAGCATGTTTGTTTTGACTGGCTCAGGATGTGCTGAACTTAGATCCCTGCCGCACCCCCCCTGTATTTCAATGCCGGGAAGAGAAGCAGCCCTCTGGGTGCGTGTCAGTCCCATCAGGCTCTCGCTGGCACTTGTCCTGGCAGTCAGTGCCTCCTCCTAACTATCCTTCTGACTTCGTGTTCTCCACAAAGAGATGTCTGCTTTGGATGGGCACCATGCTGGCGCAAGCACCAATCACAGCAGCCATGTTGAAAATCTTTTATCCCAACACCCTTCTCACTGTatggaaaatattatttcataaaGCTGTTTCGGCATCATGTATCAGCGTGTCTTACCTGTCTTAGTCAGTGTTGCTGAGAATGTTACCGTAGACTTTGTGTCCACCTAGGAGATTATGCTTTGACCGGTTactggtgatggatggatggacaggaaTGGTAATAAGTGTGTATAGCCATGATGTAGGTGGAGGTGATGTTGGTGTTCCAGGTACTGGAGGTCTGCTGGACTCCACTGGGAGAAGCTCACGAGCTTCTTTCTTTACAGCGTTAATGCAGTGACTCCTGGGTGCAGGTCATCCGATGAGATCCTAGTAAAGAATGCACAGAACCTGCTCCACATAATACTCCAGGGGATCCGAGCAGCAGAGGCAGCCTGCATCAAGGTACCCAGGACACCTCCGTTACTCAAGGAAATCATTGATCTTACACCTACTCTAACTAC harbors:
- the LOC108925844 gene encoding uncharacterized protein LOC108925844 isoform X4 — translated: MDRVVFRFQLQGKEAFVSTAKDVISSCQRVTQFIGFVTEHCLDQQCTDELLRITECIYTTTKQLTIISSVNAVTPGCRSSDEILVKNAQNLLHIILQGIRAAEAACIKGLKQPEPNSEGTEAVALCFQWRQNLMIHRAQQNSSLETDDLGLRKICPHEAAPSLAPVIPMQEFYRQKHSSLHFQSLCFLFMTAIKKPTLHDCVVFMFFLVRYT
- the LOC108925844 gene encoding uncharacterized protein LOC108925844 isoform X2; protein product: MAVVVTDDVAESEELENLKSDIVALTRTLVQTAQETAMSSVTSTDSIYKQATLFSDRINQMRKILLPIAGIWYHAICAIFQSQPQTDATQEIRYVMGACADIVELVIFSDIQQGKHQERITTQSKLQAAQVNAKLLTGMATSVPPGSDHLEASSILWALSIQVLLNSIDKLLGVSVEGGTSPLRCHRSSLQKRLSLMSENSVRIQEASRLSSLICKNTSTVRNMRDLQQEVRSFTEAYLQAAENLNTAPLANLQQLATTELLKRTLQVKVKVLSAHLSKVNKEYMDAFQHLVHLAVLATAGNGCIENREAAQLEFDKCAQSLIGDMKAVSQKVQDCLNYVRDPRVRAVLRFTNEHLLCQMSGIVSRARKMVDSQNTCDLPDLEIHMQCWSANAHFLVVELNKVEGIHPGMKQQVRLGLQGKQPWDMPAEISSAPVQERCPLTTLAAPSSMDSATNILEQKIQNPPEAKQPKKEGVTQPVTTRAEPSFIYTSLRLKREMDKFSVHNNQVVHVTEAIAEKIYHMVQYLRKKGPIQGKEAFVSTAKDVISSCQRVTQFIGFVTEHCLDQQCTDELLRITECIYTTTKQLTIISSVNAVTPGCRSSDEILVKNAQNLLHIILQGIRAAEAACIKGLKQPEPNSEGTEAVALCFQWRQNLMIHRAQQNSSLETDDLGLRKICPHEAAPSLAPVIPMQEFYR
- the LOC108925844 gene encoding uncharacterized protein LOC108925844 isoform X1; amino-acid sequence: MAVVVTDDVAESEELENLKSDIVALTRTLVQTAQETAMSSVTSTDSIYKQATLFSDRINQMRKILLPIAGIWYHAICAIFQSQPQTDATQEIRYVMGACADIVELVIFSDIQQGKHQERITTQSKLQAAQVNAKLLTGMATSVPPGSDHLEASSILWALSIQVLLNSIDKLLGVSVEGGTSPLRCHRSSLQKRLSLMSENSVRIQEASRLSSLICKNTSTVRNMRDLQQEVRSFTEAYLQAAENLNTAPLANLQQLATTELLKRTLQVKVKVLSAHLSKVNKEYMDAFQHLVHLAVLATAGNGCIENREAAQLEFDKCAQSLIGDMKAVSQKVQDCLNYVRDPRVRAVLRFTNEHLLCQMSGIVSRARKMVDSQNTCDLPDLEIHMQCWSANAHFLVVELNKVEGIHPGMKQQVRLGLQGKQPWDMPAEISSAPVQERCPLTTLAAPSSMDSATNILEQKIQNPPEAKQPKKEGVTQPVTTRAEPSFIYTSLRLKREMDKFSVHNNQVVHVTEAIAEKIYHMVQYLRKKGPIQGKEAFVSTAKDVISSCQRVTQFIGFVTEHCLDQQCTDELLRITECIYTTTKQLTIISSVNAVTPGCRSSDEILVKNAQNLLHIILQGIRAAEAACIKGLKQPEPNSEGTEAVALCFQWRQNLMIHRAQQNSSLETDDLGLRKICPHEAAPSLAPVIPMQEFYRQKHSSLHFQSLCFLFMTAIKKPTLHDCVVFMFFLVRYT
- the LOC108925844 gene encoding uncharacterized protein LOC108925844 isoform X3, which gives rise to MAVVVTDDVAESEELENLKSDIVALTRTLVQTAQETAMSSVTSTDSIYKQATLFSDRINQMRKILLPIAGIWYHAICAIFQSQPQTDATQEIRYVMGACADIVELVIFSDIQQGKHQERITTQSKLQAAQVNAKLLTGMATSVPPGSDHLEASSILWALSIQVLLNSIDKLLGVSVEGGTSPLRCHRSSLQKRLSLMSENSVRIQEASRLSSLICKNTSTVRNMRDLQQEVRSFTEAYLQAAENLNTAPLANLQQLATTELLKRTLQVKVKVLSAHLSKVNKEYMDAFQHLVHLAVLATAGNGCIENREAAQLEFDKCAQSLIGDMKAVSQKVQDCLNYVRDPRVRAVLRFTNEHLLCQMSGIVSRARKMVDSQNTCDLPDLEIHMQCWSANAHFLVVELNKVEGIHPGMKQQVRLGLQGKQPWDMPAEISSAPVQERCPLTTLAAPSSMDSATNILEQKIQNPPEAKQPKKEGKEAFVSTAKDVISSCQRVTQFIGFVTEHCLDQQCTDELLRITECIYTTTKQLTIISSVNAVTPGCRSSDEILVKNAQNLLHIILQGIRAAEAACIKGLKQPEPNSEGTEAVALCFQWRQNLMIHRAQQNSSLETDDLGLRKICPHEAAPSLAPVIPMQEFYRQKHSSLHFQSLCFLFMTAIKKPTLHDCVVFMFFLVRYT